From Vanacampus margaritifer isolate UIUO_Vmar chromosome 8, RoL_Vmar_1.0, whole genome shotgun sequence, a single genomic window includes:
- the hemk1 gene encoding MTRF1L release factor glutamine methyltransferase isoform X1 codes for MWRKSVSRGCIYLVGRNVGLKKELWGFCAVRPCCSQASPSGRINALQAVDIWRKRFEMNGVTEPDLSSQYIIAHVLGAKTIEGVEREKLSAFLTQEETQQIWKLCKKRLSRMPVQYVIEEWDFRDMTLKMRPPVFIPRPETEELVELVLTDLKRKTGSLTCLEVGCGSGAISLSLLKNLPRLRAIALDQSLDAVELTRENALRLGLQDRLKVCQADVTKDAEIVLKLCSNVSALVSNPPYLFSEDLPSLEPEILRFEDHAALDGGKDGLNVIRNILTLAPRILSDDGWTPDTPCSFGTGWRSTWSGCVWQRRVTTSPAGLDFASFGETSQTTTSCTWVEKARSYYLGFRPGRHSPCCPAPTPPLHSQAAKHAPALIAHNSSYLRQESYKSTRRCAF; via the exons ATGTGGAGAAAGTCAGTGAGCAGAGGATGCATTTATTTAGTTGGCAGAAATGTGGGGTTGAAAAAG GAACTTTGGGGCTTCTGTGCAGTGCGCCCATGCTGTTCCCAGGCCTCCCCCTCAGGCAGGATAAATGCACTGCAAGCAGTGGATATTTGGAGAAAACGCTTTGAGATGAATGGTGTGACTGAACCTGACCTCTCCAGCCAGTACATCATCGCCCATGTGCTTGGGGCTAAAACT ATAGAAGGTGTCGAGCGAGAGAAGTTGTCTGCATTTCTTACCCAAGAAGAAACCCAGCAAATATGGAAGCTCTGCAAAAAACGCCTCTCCAG GATGCCTGTGCAGTATGTGATCGAGGAGTGGGATTTCAGAGATATGACGCTGAAGATGAGGCCTCCCGTTTTCATTCCACGACCTGAAACCGAG GAGTTGGTCGAATTGGTCCTGACTGATCTGAAGAGGAAGACCGGCTCACTTACGTGTTTGGAGGTGGGATGCGGCTCCGGTGCTATTTCTCTCAGCCTGCTGAAGAATCTGCCTCGG CTCAGAGCCATTGCGCTGGACCAAAGTTTAGACGCTGTGGAATTGACAAGAGAAAATGCATTAAG gTTAGGACTTCAAGACAGATTAAAGGTTTGTCAAGCAGATGTCACAAAAG ATGCTGAGATCGTGTTGAAGCTGTGCAGTAATGTCTCTGCGTTAGTCAGTAACCCTCCCTATCTCTTCTCGGAAGATTTGCCTTCACTGGAACCAGAAATTTTGAG GTTTGAGGACCACGCCGCCTTGGACGGGGGAAAAGACGGTTTGAATGTGATCCGCAACATTTTAACCCTGGCTCCACGGATTCTGTCAGATGACGG GTGGACCCCAGACACCCCCTGCTCATTCGGCACTGGTTGGAGGTCAACGTGGAGTGGCTGCGTTTGGCAGAGACGCGTCACGACATCACCAGCAG GCCTAGATTTTGCATCCTTCGGCGAGACAAGTCAAACGACCACAAGCTGCACCTGGGTTGAGAAGGCAAGATCCTATTACCTTGGCTTTAGGCCAGGTCGCCATAGCCCCTGCTGCCCAGCTCCCACTCCACCCCTCCACTCCCAAGCCGCCAAACACGCACCAGCTTTAATCGCTCACAACTCTTCTTATTTGCGGCAGGAATCATATAAATCGACCCGCCGCTGCGCTTTTTAA
- the hemk1 gene encoding MTRF1L release factor glutamine methyltransferase isoform X2, which produces MWRKSVSRGCIYLVGRNVGLKKELWGFCAVRPCCSQASPSGRINALQAVDIWRKRFEMNGVTEPDLSSQYIIAHVLGAKTIEGVEREKLSAFLTQEETQQIWKLCKKRLSRMPVQYVIEEWDFRDMTLKMRPPVFIPRPETEELVELVLTDLKRKTGSLTCLEVGCGSGAISLSLLKNLPRLRAIALDQSLDAVELTRENALRLGLQDRLKVCQADVTKDAEIVLKLCSNVSALVSNPPYLFSEDLPSLEPEILRFEDHAALDGGKDGLNVIRNILTLAPRILSDDGCVYLEVDPRHPLLIRHWLEVNVEWLRLAETRHDITSRPRFCILRRDKSNDHKLHLG; this is translated from the exons ATGTGGAGAAAGTCAGTGAGCAGAGGATGCATTTATTTAGTTGGCAGAAATGTGGGGTTGAAAAAG GAACTTTGGGGCTTCTGTGCAGTGCGCCCATGCTGTTCCCAGGCCTCCCCCTCAGGCAGGATAAATGCACTGCAAGCAGTGGATATTTGGAGAAAACGCTTTGAGATGAATGGTGTGACTGAACCTGACCTCTCCAGCCAGTACATCATCGCCCATGTGCTTGGGGCTAAAACT ATAGAAGGTGTCGAGCGAGAGAAGTTGTCTGCATTTCTTACCCAAGAAGAAACCCAGCAAATATGGAAGCTCTGCAAAAAACGCCTCTCCAG GATGCCTGTGCAGTATGTGATCGAGGAGTGGGATTTCAGAGATATGACGCTGAAGATGAGGCCTCCCGTTTTCATTCCACGACCTGAAACCGAG GAGTTGGTCGAATTGGTCCTGACTGATCTGAAGAGGAAGACCGGCTCACTTACGTGTTTGGAGGTGGGATGCGGCTCCGGTGCTATTTCTCTCAGCCTGCTGAAGAATCTGCCTCGG CTCAGAGCCATTGCGCTGGACCAAAGTTTAGACGCTGTGGAATTGACAAGAGAAAATGCATTAAG gTTAGGACTTCAAGACAGATTAAAGGTTTGTCAAGCAGATGTCACAAAAG ATGCTGAGATCGTGTTGAAGCTGTGCAGTAATGTCTCTGCGTTAGTCAGTAACCCTCCCTATCTCTTCTCGGAAGATTTGCCTTCACTGGAACCAGAAATTTTGAG GTTTGAGGACCACGCCGCCTTGGACGGGGGAAAAGACGGTTTGAATGTGATCCGCAACATTTTAACCCTGGCTCCACGGATTCTGTCAGATGACGG CTGTGTTTACTTGGAGGTGGACCCCAGACACCCCCTGCTCATTCGGCACTGGTTGGAGGTCAACGTGGAGTGGCTGCGTTTGGCAGAGACGCGTCACGACATCACCAGCAG GCCTAGATTTTGCATCCTTCGGCGAGACAAGTCAAACGACCACAAGCTGCACCTGGGTTGA
- the cisha gene encoding cytokine-inducible SH2-containing protein gives MILCVPGPRGHLPTAPTTEAPHRGMRAGTVVPTPCLQSSPPLWDPTKDLRAIASNFCYLETSGWYWGAISAAQAHGALQEASEGAFLVRDSSHPLYMLTLSVKTARGPTSIRIQYSCTRFLLDCSSPARPSLSSFPNVPSLVQHYMGPERRAEGEEGGTAAKEASSKVTIQEASASVVLKLKRPVYKPQCTPSLQHLTRLVINRHSERHDQLPLPRPLLRFLQEYPFKV, from the exons ATGATTCTCTGTGTGCCAGG tcccCGAGGTCATTTGCCCACTGCTCCAACGACTGAGGCCCCCCACAGGGGCATGCGGGCAGGGACGGTCGTGCCTACGCCTTGCCTTCAGAGCAGCCCGCCACTATGGGATCCCACCAAGGATCTGCGGGCCATTGCCAGCAACTTCTGCTACCTGGAAACATCAG GGTGGTACTGGGGAGCCATAAGTGCGGCGCAGGCGCACGGCGCACTTCAAGAGGCCTCTGAAGGGGCTTTTCTGGTACGGGACAGCAGCCACCCTCTGTACATGCTCACCCTTTCGGTCAAGACGGCCCGAGGTCCCACCAGCATACGGATCCAGTACAGCTGCACTCGCTTCTTGCTGGACTGcagctcgccggcccggcccagCCTGTCGTCCTTCCCCAACGTGCCCAGCCTGGTCCAGCACTACATGGGACCGGAGAGGCGAGCGGAAGGCGAGGAGGGCGGCACGGCGGCCAAGGAGGCCTCTTCCAAAGTGACAATCCAAGAAGCGTCGGCGTCGGTGGTGCTGAAATTAAAGCGGCCCGTGTACAAGCCGCAGTGCACGCCCTCTCTGCAGCACCTCACCCGCCTCGTCATCAACAGGCATTCGGAGCGCCACGACCAGCTACCACTCCCCAGGCCTCTGCTGCGTTTCTTACAGGAATACCCTTTCAAGGTATGA